One Vicinamibacterales bacterium genomic region harbors:
- a CDS encoding response regulator transcription factor — QSFDLVILDLMLPGRDGFEILNGIRQRGIETPVLILTARDTVGDRVAGLDGGADDYLVKPFAFAELLARVRALLRRSHSDKVVRLKAADLEIDTATREASRGGHALTLTGREFELLEYLVRHKGVIVSREMLARDVWKEPDRGTPLDNVIDVHVTHLRKKVDVGFDVKLLHTVRGVGFVLKEGGQ; from the coding sequence CCAGTCGTTCGACCTCGTGATCCTCGATCTGATGCTGCCCGGCCGGGACGGGTTCGAGATTCTCAACGGGATACGGCAGCGTGGCATCGAGACGCCCGTGCTGATCCTCACGGCCCGCGACACCGTCGGGGATCGCGTCGCGGGGTTGGACGGTGGTGCGGACGACTACCTCGTGAAGCCGTTTGCCTTCGCCGAGTTGCTGGCCCGGGTCCGTGCGCTGTTGCGCCGGAGCCACAGCGACAAGGTCGTGCGCCTGAAGGCCGCCGACCTGGAGATCGACACCGCGACCCGGGAGGCGTCCCGAGGAGGCCACGCGCTCACGCTCACCGGGCGGGAGTTCGAGCTCCTCGAGTACCTGGTCCGCCACAAGGGCGTCATCGTGTCCCGGGAGATGCTCGCGCGCGACGTCTGGAAGGAGCCGGATCGCGGGACTCCGCTCGACAACGTGATCGACGTGCACGTCACCCACCTGCGCAAGAAGGTGGACGTCGGGTTCGACGTGAAGCTGC